From a single Rosa rugosa chromosome 7, drRosRugo1.1, whole genome shotgun sequence genomic region:
- the LOC133720437 gene encoding sec-independent protein translocase protein TATA, chloroplastic, with the protein MLSNPPQFKNTQIQPKAPKSPKPTSQKLGAEMEISSLTLSTPRFPPSVPFSSSQSTFLTNNGGTNLFMTKNKVNSRGLVGGRSRIRTRTERAKKGLTCNALFGLGVPELAVIAGVAALVFGPKKLPEVGKSLGKTIKSFQQAAKEFETELKKEPEPNTEVLTDEPTTVSEEQKPEVKVPSSQEKV; encoded by the exons ATGTTATCTAATCCTCCGCAGTTTAAAAACACACAAATTCAACCGAAAGCTCCAAAATCTCCAAAACCCACAAGCCAAAAGTTAGGAGCAGAAATGGAGATCTCATCTTTAACTCTATCCACTCCAAGATTTCCACCTTCAGTTCCTTTCTCTTCATCCCAGTCCACCTTTTTGACCAACAATGGCGGCACCAATTTGTTCATGACCAAAAACAAGGTCAACAGCAGGGGTTTGGTTGGGGGCAGGAGCAGAATCAGAACCAGAACTGAAAGAGCCAAGAAGGGTCTCACTTGTAATGCTTTGTTTGGTCTTGGGGTGCCTGAGCTTGCTGTTATTGCTGGGGTGGCTGCTCTGGTTTTTGGACCCAAGAAGTTACCTGAAGTGGGCAAGAGTTTAGGGAAGACTATCAAGAGCTTCCAACAG GCTGCAAAGGAGTTTGAGACAGAACTTAAAAAAGAACCTGAGCCTAATACAGAGGTTCTCACTGATGAACCTACCACGGTGAGTGAAGAACAAAAACCAGAAGTCAAGGTCCCAAGCTCCCAGGAAAAAGTATGA
- the LOC133720435 gene encoding pentatricopeptide repeat-containing protein At3g18970, which produces MHHLPRLRSLSLLNLKLKSTHQLKQAHAQLITNGLKSTSIYGKLIQQCCALSDPESTSLYAHLVFKHFDEPNLFLLNTLIRCTQPKDSIFVFANWVSKASLCFDDFTYKFVLGACARLPSIPTLVVGREVHARIVKEGIISNILVQTTLLHFYASNKDLDSARKVFDEMTERNSVTWNAMITGYSSQRESVRDALLLFRDMLDGESGVKPTDTTMVCVLSAASQLGVLETGACVHGYVEKAMPAPDGDVFMGSGLVDMYSKCGSVDSALTIFKRMKQRNVLTWTAMATGLAIHGKGSEALELLDVMKAHGTNPNEVTFTSLLSACCHVGLVEEGLHLFHMMKTKFGVTPHMQHYGCIVDLLSRSGHLNEAYDFIVAMPVEPDAVLWRSLLSACKVHGNVAMGEKVGRKLLRIQLTQSSADGTPKSEDYVALSNIYAYAEKWDAVEMVREEMKVMGIENKAGSSSVQTTSNHALDGL; this is translated from the coding sequence ATGCACCATCTGCCAAGACTCagatctctctccctcttaaacCTGAAACTAAAATCCACACACCAATTGAAGCAAGCCCATGCCCAGTTGATTACCAATGGTCTCAAATCAACTTCCATATATGGCAAGCTAATCCAGCAATGCTGTGCCTTATCAGACCCAGAAAGCACCAGCCTTTATGCCCATTTAGTATTCAAACACTTTGATGAGCCTAATCTGTTCCTGTTGAACACTTTGATTAGATGTACTCAACCTAAAGActccatttttgtttttgccAATTGGGTTTCTAAAGCAAGCTTGTGTTTTGATGACTTTACCTACAAGTTTGTTCTTGGAGCTTGTGCTAGATTACCTTCAATACCAACATTAGTAGTAGGTAGAGAAGTTCATGCCCGGATAGTAAAAGAGGGCATCATATCAAACATTTTAGTGCAAACCACTTTACTACATTTTTATGCTAGTAATAAGGACCTTGATTCGGCACGtaaggtgttcgatgaaatgacTGAGAGAAATAGTGTTACGTGGAATGCAATGATCACGGGGTACTCTTCGCAAAGAGAAAGTGTCCGGGATGCATTGCTGTTGTTTCGGGACATGTTGGATGGCGAGTCTGGAGTGAAACCTACTGATACTACTATGGTTTGTGTTCTCTCCGCGGCTTCTCAGTTGGGTGTGCTGGAAACTGGTGCTTGTGTACATGGTTATGTAGAGAAGGCAATGCCTGCTCCTGATGGTGATGTTTTTATGGGTTCTGGTCTTGTTGATATGTACTCGAAATGTGGAAGTGTTGATAGTGCTCTAACCATTTTTAAGCGAATGAAACAGAGAAATGTCTTGACTTGGACAGCAATGGCAACCGGGCTAGCTATTCATGGTAAGGGGAGTGAAGCACTGGAGCTTTTGGATGTAATGAAAGCTCATGGAACAAACCCAAATGAAGTGACTTTCACCAGCTTGCTTTCGGCTTGCTGCCATGTCGGGCTTGTTGAAGAAGGCCTGCATTTGTTCCATATGATGAAGACCAAGTTTGGAGTCACCCCTCATATGCAGCATTACGGTTGCATAGTTGACCTGCTTAGCCGAAGTGGGCATTTGAATGAGGCCTATGACTTTATAGTAGCAATGCCAGTTGAACCTGATGCTGTCTTGTGGAGGAGTTTGCTAAGTGCATGCAAAGTTCATGGGAATGTCGCAATGGGAGAGAAGGTTGGGAGGAAGCTGCTTCGCATCCAGCTGACGCAGAGTTCTGCAGATGGAACTCCAAAGAGTGAAGACTATGTAGCTTTGTCAAACATTTATGCTTATGCCGAAAAGTGGGATGCTGTGGAGATGGTGAGAGAGGAGATGAAGGTCATGGGAATTGAAAACAAAGCTGGCTCTAGTTCTGTTCAGACTACTAGCAATCATGCCTTGGATGGGTTGTAG
- the LOC133720436 gene encoding light-inducible protein CPRF2 — protein sequence MDRVFSSMGEMSDHLWSSSSSAPVPPGTNVNEDEDELSKMNRSASEWAFQRFLQQEASVSPSSSSQAQNDVEETKVNATSMALPNGPNPTNTNSSAAPFKAPNVPVDSEEYQAFLKTKLDLACAAVALSRVKGSLVKAQDSASLADSGQQASDALQLGSQAPLEGAGNDLCRSYDKNATAPLGIPLLPTIQSRSGASIRQATSGSSRELSDYEEVEGETAMTENMDPTDVKRVRRMLSNRESARRSRRRKQAHLTELETQASQLRVENSSLLKRLTDINQKYNEASVDNRVLRADIETLRAKVKMAEETVKRLTGSNSLYTMSDVSSISMAPFDGSPSETSADAAVPVQDDPNHHYFQPASTNSMPTDFRGNNDLADNTPSVENAQQTSAATSTEVVGNKMGRTLSLPRVASLEHLQKRIRGGEQ from the exons atggaTAGGGTGTTCTCTTCCATGGGTGAAATGTCAGACCATCtctggtcttcttcttcttctgcaccAGTACCACCTGGAACTAATgtgaatgaagatgaagatgagctTTCCAAAATGAACAGGAGCGCTTCAGAGTGGGCCTTCCAGCGTTTTCTCCAACAAGAAGCCTCTGTTTCACCTTCATCTTCCTCACAAGCTCAAAATGATGTTGAAGAAACCAAGGTCAATGCAACAAGTATGGCCTTACCAAATGGGCCAAACCCCACAAACACTAACAGCAGTGCGGCGCCGTTTAAGGCTCCTAATGTTCCTGTTGATTCTGAGGAGTACCAGGCCTTCCTCAAGACCAAGCTCGATCTGGCTTGTGCTGCTGTGGCCTTGTCTCGTGTAAAG GGATCTTTAGTGAAAGCTCAAGATTCTGCTTCTTTAGCTGACAGTGGGCAACAGGCTTCCGATGCTTTGCAACTGGGTTCTCAAGCCCCCCTTGAAG GAGCTGGGAATGATTTATGCAGGTCATATGATAAGAATGCTACTGCACCACTTGGAATTCCTTTATTGCCAACGATACAGAGTAGATCTGGGGCTTCAATAAGGCAAGCAACAAGTGGATCATCAAGAGAACTCTCAGATTATGAGGAAGTTGAAGGAGAAACTGCAATGACTGAAAATATGGACCCTACTGATGTGAAACGTGTGAGGAG AATGCTCTCTAATAGAGAATCAGCTAGACgctcaagaagaagaaagcaggCCCATTTGACTGAGCTTGAGACACAG GCATCTCAATTAAGAGTTGAGAACTCCTCTTTATTGAAGCGTCTGACTGATATAAACCAGAAGTACAATGAAGCATCTGTTGACAACAGAGTTTTGAGAGCTGATATTGAAACATTGAGAGCAAAG GTAAAGATGGCTGAGGAGACGGTGAAAAGACTAACCGGATCAAACTCTTTGTATACTATGTCAGATGTGTCCTCAATCAGCATGGCACCATTTGATGGAAGCCCTTCAGAAACATCAGCAGATGCTGCTGTTCCCGTGCAAGATGACCCAAACCATCACTATTTCCAACCTGCTTCCACTAACTCTATGCCAACTGACTTCAGAGGCAACAATGATTTGGCAGATAATACCCCTTCAGTTGAAAATGCGCAGCAGACTTCTGCAGCAACATCAACAGAAGTGGTGGGAAACAAGATGGGACGAACACTTTCCTTACCGCGAGTTGCTAGCTTAGAGCATCTCCAGAAGCGGATCCGCGGTGGAGAGCAATAG